DNA sequence from the Candidatus Saccharibacteria bacterium oral taxon 488 genome:
TGAAAATCATAGCGGCCAGACACTGCTCGACGACGGAGTGTTGCCGCTCGGGCGCGTGGTGCGGGGCGCTGGTAATGATGAGACTGGCCAAGTTGAGGGCGCGAGGCTGCACAACATCGTGGCGACGTACCTGCACGGACCGATCTTGCCAAAGAATCCACGGCTTGCTGATTTTTTGATCACCGCGGCGCTCGCGCGAAAAGGCTATACTGATAAGCTCAGCGCGCTGCCCGTCGACCGCACCGCAGAACATGCACAGCGGGTGGCGATGGAGCGAGGGCGGTAAGCCAACCAGATTAGGTTCACATGCAACCTCCTGCAACAAAAGCGCCCCCGGAGCGGAACTCCGAGGGCGCGTGTTCGAACAAGATGAGTGTGGTCGGGGTGAAAGGACTCGAACCTTCGACCTCACGGTCCCAAACCGCGCGCGCTAGCCAACTGCGCCACACCCCGAGAAGCTAATCTCGTTACTCACTCCGCTCCATTCTACCACACTTTACACATTAAATACAGCAATAATTAGTGATTTCAGTTAATATATAGAAGACACTCTCTCATACTTATGCCTGGTACTAAGCACATCACCCATACAATTCACCACCGACAAATGATATATCTCTATACCATTGTCTGTGTGTATCTCACGCTGCCCATTCTCATTTGCATCGGTGTTATTCCTTGGAATATGAAGTTCGTGGCACTCGTCTTCGGTGTAGTAGCAATGTACATAGTGATGCGAATTCTCGGCCATACGCATGGTGACATCGGTATTACGCGGCAGCGTACCATCTATTCACTCAAAACCGTGCTGCCGATAACTATAGTTCTCGTTATCGCAGCTGGGCTGTTTCTACTCCTCGAAAAACCTCGATTCTCACCAACCGAAGGGGTAGGATTTTATATGTTTTATATTCTCATCTCGTGCCCGGCGCAAGAACTGTTATTTCGCGGCATCCTCAGCCGTATACTACAAGAACTACGGCTACGCCGGTCGTTGGAGCTTGGCGTAGCAGCCGCTCTTTTTGGTTATGTACATATCATCTACGGCGATATGCTCACCGTTGTTGTTATGAGCATCGTCGGCCTTTTCTGGTACCGAGCGTACCAGCGCTCATCAAACCTCATCGGCGTAACGATAAGCCACGTGGTACTTGGTGTGATGACGATTGCTTTGGGGATTATCAACTAACATTGACAAGTACCCCCCATTTTGTTTAATGGTAAACAAGATGAGAGGGATGGAGCAAGGATCAAGACCAGAAACAAAAGAACCACAGCTAGATTACGAAGCGCAGCAAGATCCACCAGGACTAGCGCGATGGGCGGCACGAGTAATGGGTAGCCTGCTTGGGCGCAGGAGGGAAAAGCGCAAGCAAATGCCCGAGCCATCTCCTGAGGCCGTGGCAGCAGAGACAGGGACACCGGAACGCGCTCGGGAAGATAAGCGGCCGACGGTTGAGTGCCCCATACAGGAATTGTTGACGCTCAAGGGTGGTAAACCCGCCGTGGGAATGTCGATGTCTGTTGATGGCGAATCATATATGGAGTGGTTCGAAATTGATGAGAAGCTATATTGGCGATTGCAACGAGATAACCAAGAAGGCGAAGTAAACGAGATGCGCGATCGTCTCGAGGCACACTTCGATCTGCTCAGCGTATTATCTGAACAAATGCGTACGCTAGAGAAAGCGCGAAAAAAGCTTTCTTGCCCCCAGGGTAGCCAGTGCGAGTCAGGAGACTGCCGTGCGCGACTTAAACGGAGAATAAAAGCAATAAATGATCTCCAAATATTCGTGCGTAGCGAACACCATCGGTTGTATCGTCTGTGTCAGACATACTCTTGGGAGCGTACACCTCGGTGGCGATACGAGTCGCCGGTTGCGAGTTAGTTTTACTTTTCGCCCAACTTAACCTTGCGGTCCCTATATCGTCTATTCAATTCTAGCGTGTAGTTTATATGATTAGCAAACATCCCCATTAATTAGTTCACTTCATTAAATAAACCAAGCGCCAAGGCCCGACGAATGGCAACCTTATACCCCTCAGGCATGTTGAGCTTATTGACCTCATCCGGAGAAACAAGCATCAATTCTTTATGTTCACGACTGAAGTGCGGTGTTGCACCCTCGACCGCTTTCACAAAATATGTAACCACAAAAACGTGACGATACGGAAAAATTGTATACACCCAATTGTGAACATTCATCCCAACTGATATATCAATGTTCAATTCTTCATGAACTTCACGTTGCACGCACGCTGTTGGGCTTTCCCCGAGATCTAATTTTCCTCCCGGCAGCTCCCATTCGCTACGCTCATTTCGCAAGAGCGGAATCTGACCGTTAAGAGAGATGACAGCCTTAACAGAAATTGGCAATTGATATTCAAAATAATCAATATCCCGCTTGACCAAATAAGGCTGGGCGAGCGACTTAACTTCAATCGTTTCCTTTTGCCAAGCCTTGAACATAAATTACGCGTTCACCGCCTCAATCTCTACCGACAATACGTCTTTATTCGTCGGTAGATCAGACGTCGGCTCAAAGGTGTAAACCAGTAGCTGACCAAACGGCATTTCCACATGGGCCATGTCTGCTTCTGGCACGTGGTCGAGATGTTTCATCAGCGCGCGGATAGAATTACCATGCGCCACTAATAGAATGTTCTCACCCGCCTGTAATTTCGGTAGTATCTCCTGCTCAAAATATGGCACGACCCGCGCATAAACATCCTTGAGCGTTTCACCGCCCGGCACCGGATAATCCCAACCGCGTCGGATGCCATTGAACGCTTCCTCGCCAATCTCAGCCTTGACTTCCCACTTATTTTTACCGGTCAGATCGCCATAGTCACGCTCGTTCAGCTCGGCCGCCTGTGTCGTCGGTAAACTGCCCTTACCGCGCCCCTCAAGCAATGCGTCCAGCGTTTGGTGCGTCCGCTTGAGCGCCGACGTATACGCCTCATCAAACCTGATGTCTTTGAGTAGCGCACCCAGCCGCACTGTGTCGGCCCGCCCTTTTTCCGTAAGCCCCACGTCCGTCCAGCCCGTCCACTTGCCGAGCAGATTCCATTCGCTCTCGCCGTGTCGACTGATAACTAATATTCCCATCATTCCTCCTCCGTTTATTTTTCCTACGAACCAAATCCCACGAATTGCGTAACCGCCTCTTGACGTTCGTCATTGCCGTCAACGATTAGCGTTTCGACATAGCCGCCTGGCCGATGATGAGCCCAATGTGGTATTGACCACGCGAATCCTTCATTGCTTGCCAGCACTGCGTCGCGGCTCAGGAACTGATAGGCGTCAATTTCCGACTGTTGCAAGACGATCTGCCTAAGTCGCGCATCATCCAGCACCGCCCGAAAGATATATTGATGCGCCAGTCCTTTGTCGCTGGAGCGTGAGGCTACCGCAAAAAACGAGACTTCATCCTCGGTGACGACTAACCCGACCTCTTCCTGGGTTTCGCGAAGTGCTGCCTGTAGCGGCGTTTCGCCAGCGTCAACCATACCACCGGGCAGACTCCAGTGCGTCTTGTAATACGCCTTGACTGTGAGCAGCTCGCTCGCCGGATTTTCAATCAGCAGCGCAGCACTGGCGATCCGAGTGTCCTGCGTCTTTAGCCACTCCTCATGCGGCAACCAACCACTTCTCATTATTTTGCGTACTCGATCGCCCGTGTTTCACGGATGACGTTAACCTTGATAGTGCCTGGGTACTGCATGGTTGATTCAATTTTAGTAGCGATATCGCGCGACAGTTTGAATGCGCTCAGATCATCAATATCCTCTGACCGGACAATCACCCGCACTTCGCGCCCCGCAGAAATTGCATAGGCTTTATCAACACCATTAAAGCTGGTCGCCACATTTTCTAGATCGCGCATCCGCTCAGCAAAGTTCTCAGCCGAAATATTGCGCGCTCCTGGCCGAGCAGCGCTGGCAGCGTCGCACACTCGCACGATCAGTGCCTCTGGTGTCGTCGCCTCGATATCATCGTGATGCGCTTCGATGGCGTGAACGATCCGCTCATCCATGCCGTATTTGCGCGCTAGCTCGGCACCGATGTGGTGATGCTTGCCCTCGATCTTGTGCGTCACCGCCTTGCCAACGTCATGCAGCAGTGTCGCGATTTTCGTGATGCGTACATCGGCACCAATTTCCTCAGCGATCATTCCAGCCATCTGAGCCATCTCGGTGGAATGCTTCAATACGTTCTGCCCGTAACTCGTTCGGAATTTCAGCTCACCTAGCAGTCGCTGCATTTCCTTCGGGATGCCGACAACGCCAGTTTCGCGCATGGCGTCCTCGCCGGCCTGCTTGACTTCTTTATCGATCTGTTTTTTCGCCTTGGCGACGACTTCTTCGATGCGCGCTGGATGGATACGGCCATCTTTCATCAACATCTCAAGGCTCAAGCGAGCCACCTGCCGGCGAATCGGATCAAAACTCGACAGCACGATCATACCCGGCGTGTCATCCACCAAAATATCGACACCAGTCTCGCGCTGCAGTGCCTGAATGTTGCGGCCTTCTTTACCGATAATCCGACCTTTCATCTCATCATCAGTCAGCTTAACAGCCGTGACTGTTCGCTCAGCCGTTACCTCGCTGCTCATCCGCTCCATCGCTGTGAGCAAGATCATCTGCGCCCGTTCCTCGGCGTCATCCATAGCCTCGTGTTGTAATTTCGACACCAAGCTAACCAAATCGTTCTTAATATCGCGCTCGGTCATTTGCATGAGCTTGTCGGCAGCATCCTTTTTCTTCAAGCCCGCAATCTTCTCGAGCTTCTCCTGCTGACGCGTGCGAATAGTGCGAATCTCTTCCTTGAGATTGTCAACCTCATCTTCGTGCGTGCGTAGCTTCTCCGCCCGCTTATCTAGTTCGTCCAATTTCCGATCCAGCGTCTGCTCGCGATCCGCCAACCGATTCTCGGTCTTTTGCCACTCGCGGCGGCGCTCATTTTCGATTTTTAAGGCTTCGTCCTTAGCCTTCAGGACAATGTCGCTGGCCTTACTCTTTGCCTCGGCAATGTCACGCTCAATTTGCGACTTGCCATTAGCTTGCCTTGTTCGCTGATAGGCGTAAAAACCGCCCACGCCAAGTGCCGCGCCAACCAAGCCGCCAATAACTATTCCTACCATATGATTTCCTTTCTTTTCTGACCAATCGCCCCGGGTATACACCCCGAGAAATGTATCAACGACTGACCATATTCAACTGATGCAATAAAACGGCCCAAGCCACTAATCTAAAGCCGCCTTACTTTTATTGTACGATATTGCGGAGGAAAATACCACTATTTGCGCGGAGCCGTGATGTGAGCTTCGCCGCCATATTCGGGGAGAATAATCGTGTCGTTTTCGCCGTGCTTCAGCCGCTCCAGACAGTCATCTCGCCAGTGATCGCCACTACTGCTAACGATCGGAACGCCGAGTCCCTCCGCCAACGTGTTTGCCACCGCACAGCCAATTCTCAGTCCCGTAAAGCTACCCGGCCCACGCATGATACCGATACCACTAATACAATGAATGCCACCCGTCTGTTCATCCAAAAATCGTAGCAGCCCTCGGGCTAAACCACGACCCGCTTCCCAAGCCACCTCTCGCCAGGTATCACCCTGAATAATCGTTAAACGGCACGTCATCGTCGATGTATCGAGCAGAATAATCACGCTAACTCCTCGTCCGCCGCACTAATTGCCGCGAGGAGTGCCTGGCTCGTCGGCCCGCCAGCACTCAGCGTGACACACCGCGACTGTTCGTCAATTGCTAGAATCCTCGCTGTCAGTCGATCGGCCGGCAGCACCTGCTTGACGGCACCAGCCCACTCAACCACTGTCACGGTCTGTGGCTGCATGGTTACCTCGCGAATTTCCTCCGCCATGATGCCCGCCTCACCCAATCGATAAAAATCATAATGAGCCAGCGTCAAGTCGCCCGGTGACTGGTACACACGAGAAATAGTAAATGTCGGGCTCTGCACCGGTTCGGTAATGTCGAGACCCTTGGCGATACCCTTCGTTAGCGTTGTCTTGCCGGCACCAATGTCCCCGACCAGCTCAATAACTTCCCCGCCTTTGAGGTTGCGCCCAATTGTTTGACCCAACTGCTGCATCGCCAGTGAGCTAGCAACTACTGAGGTCATTTGCTATCGCTGCCGTCAGCTTCGGCCGCAGGATGCGCCTTTCGGAATGGATTTTCGAACGTTGCCTGTGGCTGCACAACCGGCTCCTTGTGGCGGATCTCTGGCGTCTTGACAACGATATGTTCGTCAGTCACACGAACGATCTGCGAACGATGAATCAGCAGTTCAGTATCGCCAAAACTCTTGAGTAGCGGTCGCCGCACCCGGAGCTGCTGAATGACAAAATTACCGGCCTCCAACGTGTAGCCGATGACCTTGCCAACCTTATGATTTTTTTCATCAATGACCCGCTTACCAACTAGTGCGAACTGAAACTCATATACTTCCTTGATCTTCAGGACGTCGCTCGGCATAATCAGCTCGTCCGCCGAATCAATGATCAGACCCAGCGGCCCAATTTCCCGCACATCGGCGATCCGCAGTAAACTCGGCGATTGATCAAGCGTCGGCCCTTCTAGCTCATACGCCACGATCGATAAATTGCGCGGGTCGATCACCGCCCGCGATGTCCGTGCCAGCTCCGAGCCAGTCTGCAGGCTCATCACCGGTGCGTTATCAAATCGTTCAGCAGAAATTAGCATACTTCTCACATTATAGCGATATCCACGCTATTCGGCAAACAGGTTCGTCCGCCCCGCCGGCAGACTAAAATTGGCGTTGGCGGTATCGCGCGTACGGAAACTGTTGATCTGGTCAATCGTCTTCTGGTCAAATCGCGTCGTCTGTTGTTGGATGGTATCTTCTTTTGGATTCGACGAGGCGAGTAGACTGTAGAGCAGGAAAATTGCCACAGACACACCAACCACCACCGTCAATGTATAGAGGATAACGTGGTAGCGATGGAAAAACCGCGACACCAGTGTACCAATTTGTGAAATATCAGGTGAATTTTTCATCGAACATATACCTCCACATCCAGAGTTTGCGTACTCACTTGGCCTGCCCCCTCAGCCTTGGACATGCTGACACTAGCGATCTGCATCCGCGTCAAGTTCTGCTCAATCAAATGCATAAATCGAAGCAGCGCCATGTAATCTGTTTTTTCGTTGAGGCGGACCGACACTTTCATGCTTTTTGGCCCGGCAGCGCTGTTTGAACCGGAGCTATTATTCGTACCCGAGGTTCCTGATGAACCCGAGTTTGACTTGGCTCCAGCCGAGCCTGATGTGAAGGTGAACCCAGCAATGCCAACGCCTGATTGATTGGCGTAAGTAGTGAGGTCATTGATGATCTGATTCTGATATTGATATTGCTGAGTTTCTGCTACTAGCTGCCGAGCCTTGGCAACACTATCCTTATATTTTTCCATCTCCTTTTCCAGCCGCGCTAGATTTTGCACCTTAGCATCAACCGCTTTTGCCTCAGTCTGAATCTTAGAGACTTCCTCAGCGGTACCCTGCAGCATGGTGTAGCCGAAATAAACGATCCCTCCCATGCCGACCAAGATCAGTACTAGCGACAGCGCAAAGACGATCCGCATGGTCACCGCCGGTGTCATTTTTTCTCGTTTTCTCTCACTCATTGCTTCGCGACCTCCGGCACCATCGTCACATTAATTGTAATATTGATTGGGTAACCGTCCTTGTTTTCTTTTTCGGCCACCGCCGAGGCGAGATTAACATCCTTAAAGAGGTTTGACTGCTGAAAACTGTCCTTCAGCCGCAGTGCATCGCCATACGTTTTGCCGCGTGCGTTGATAGTCATCGGCGTGCCGAGCTTCTTGCTATCCAGCGTCAACGTTTGCAAAATTGTTCCCGATGGCATCGCCTGGGCAATCTTGAGTGCCACCTTTGAATATCGCACGTCTTTATCAAGGATTGCTTTAGCGATCTTGAGATTTGCGCTAAATGATTCATAGTCCTGCTGAACTTTTTGATACTGCAGCGCCCGACGGTTACCCGTCTCAATCGTCTGCTGAGCAGTCGTTTTTGCATGCTCCATGATCAAATAAATACCTACTGTCGCCACGATGAGTAAGAAGCCGAGGATTAACGACACCACGCAGTAGCGCCACAATATCACATTTGACCGGCCGGCGACAATCTCACGTTTAACTTTCGGCGGTAATAGATTAATCATGCCAAATCTCCTCCGCTCGCACCAGTGATAAGCCAGCTGCTGTCATAAACCGCGGTCGTAGCTGTTTGGCCGGCGGTGCTAAATTATTAAAGTTCAGCGACTGCCACGGACTAGCCACTCGTGCTGGCAGGGTCAGCTCGCCCGTAAAGTACTCACCAAGCCCTGGCACACTACTACCGCTACCAACGATCAACACCTGT
Encoded proteins:
- a CDS encoding CPBP family intramembrane metalloprotease codes for the protein MKFVALVFGVVAMYIVMRILGHTHGDIGITRQRTIYSLKTVLPITIVLVIAAGLFLLLEKPRFSPTEGVGFYMFYILISCPAQELLFRGILSRILQELRLRRSLELGVAAALFGYVHIIYGDMLTVVVMSIVGLFWYRAYQRSSNLIGVTISHVVLGVMTIALGIIN
- a CDS encoding NUDIX domain-containing protein translates to MFKAWQKETIEVKSLAQPYLVKRDIDYFEYQLPISVKAVISLNGQIPLLRNERSEWELPGGKLDLGESPTACVQREVHEELNIDISVGMNVHNWVYTIFPYRHVFVVTYFVKAVEGATPHFSREHKELMLVSPDEVNKLNMPEGYKVAIRRALALGLFNEVN
- a CDS encoding 2,3-bisphosphoglycerate-dependent phosphoglycerate mutase; its protein translation is MMGILVISRHGESEWNLLGKWTGWTDVGLTEKGRADTVRLGALLKDIRFDEAYTSALKRTHQTLDALLEGRGKGSLPTTQAAELNERDYGDLTGKNKWEVKAEIGEEAFNGIRRGWDYPVPGGETLKDVYARVVPYFEQEILPKLQAGENILLVAHGNSIRALMKHLDHVPEADMAHVEMPFGQLLVYTFEPTSDLPTNKDVLSVEIEAVNA
- a CDS encoding NUDIX domain-containing protein, with protein sequence MRSGWLPHEEWLKTQDTRIASAALLIENPASELLTVKAYYKTHWSLPGGMVDAGETPLQAALRETQEEVGLVVTEDEVSFFAVASRSSDKGLAHQYIFRAVLDDARLRQIVLQQSEIDAYQFLSRDAVLASNEGFAWSIPHWAHHRPGGYVETLIVDGNDERQEAVTQFVGFGS
- the rny gene encoding ribonuclease Y, giving the protein MVGIVIGGLVGAALGVGGFYAYQRTRQANGKSQIERDIAEAKSKASDIVLKAKDEALKIENERRREWQKTENRLADREQTLDRKLDELDKRAEKLRTHEDEVDNLKEEIRTIRTRQQEKLEKIAGLKKKDAADKLMQMTERDIKNDLVSLVSKLQHEAMDDAEERAQMILLTAMERMSSEVTAERTVTAVKLTDDEMKGRIIGKEGRNIQALQRETGVDILVDDTPGMIVLSSFDPIRRQVARLSLEMLMKDGRIHPARIEEVVAKAKKQIDKEVKQAGEDAMRETGVVGIPKEMQRLLGELKFRTSYGQNVLKHSTEMAQMAGMIAEEIGADVRITKIATLLHDVGKAVTHKIEGKHHHIGAELARKYGMDERIVHAIEAHHDDIEATTPEALIVRVCDAASAARPGARNISAENFAERMRDLENVATSFNGVDKAYAISAGREVRVIVRSEDIDDLSAFKLSRDIATKIESTMQYPGTIKVNVIRETRAIEYAK
- the tsaE gene encoding tRNA (adenosine(37)-N6)-threonylcarbamoyltransferase complex ATPase subunit type 1 TsaE, coding for MTSVVASSLAMQQLGQTIGRNLKGGEVIELVGDIGAGKTTLTKGIAKGLDITEPVQSPTFTISRVYQSPGDLTLAHYDFYRLGEAGIMAEEIREVTMQPQTVTVVEWAGAVKQVLPADRLTARILAIDEQSRCVTLSAGGPTSQALLAAISAADEELA